Proteins co-encoded in one Clostridia bacterium genomic window:
- a CDS encoding NfeD family protein, translating to MPIMVWIWLGIFVVTLVVELATPQFVSLWFAISSLLCLGLAFIPGLPWWAQVIIFVVLSTVLLVFLRPICNKYFMHRHQATNTDSLIGREVRMTVEANFDQLGQAKVGDVVWSIKSKDDTPLPAGEIVTIIAIDGNKLIAERK from the coding sequence ATGCCTATTATGGTGTGGATTTGGCTGGGTATATTCGTCGTCACTTTGGTCGTCGAATTGGCCACGCCGCAATTCGTTTCGCTATGGTTCGCCATATCGTCTTTGCTGTGCTTGGGGCTGGCGTTCATCCCCGGGTTGCCTTGGTGGGCGCAAGTCATCATCTTCGTCGTCCTCTCCACGGTACTGCTCGTTTTCCTGCGCCCCATCTGCAACAAGTACTTTATGCACCGCCACCAAGCCACCAACACGGACAGCCTCATCGGCCGCGAAGTGCGCATGACGGTGGAGGCCAATTTCGACCAGCTTGGTCAGGCAAAGGTGGGGGACGTGGTATGGAGTATCAAGTCCAAAGACGACACGCCGCTTCCCGCGGGTGAAATCGTAACGATAATCGCTATCGACGGCAACAAGTTGATAGCCGAGCGCAAATAG
- a CDS encoding SPFH/Band 7/PHB domain protein: MIILASISSGAIAGIIIGILAFIILIIVASGIKVVRQSTAVIVERLGRYHRTLNTGIHWIMPILDRASRPISLKEIVADFKPQPVITKDNVTMQIDTVVYFAITDPKLYTYGVDRPISAIENLTATTLRNIVGELELDETLTSRDTVNSKMRIILDEATDPWGIKINRVELKNILPPKDIQEAMEKQMRAERERREQILKAEGEKKSSILIAEGEKESKILRAQADREAQLLAADAQKQARIMAAEAEKAALIAEGEGKAQAITLINQAAPTNSYLTLEGYEALKVVADGKSTKIVVPTEIANVTGLIKALAETTTDKVDKTDKK; the protein is encoded by the coding sequence ATGATTATTTTGGCAAGCATTTCGTCGGGTGCCATCGCCGGCATTATCATCGGCATTTTGGCATTCATCATTCTCATCATCGTCGCGTCGGGCATCAAGGTCGTGCGTCAATCCACCGCCGTCATCGTGGAGCGGCTGGGACGCTACCACCGCACGCTCAACACGGGTATCCATTGGATCATGCCCATATTGGACCGCGCGTCCAGACCTATCTCCCTCAAGGAGATCGTGGCCGACTTCAAGCCGCAACCCGTCATCACCAAAGATAACGTCACCATGCAGATAGACACCGTCGTCTATTTCGCCATCACCGATCCCAAACTGTACACCTACGGCGTCGACCGCCCCATCTCGGCTATCGAGAACCTGACGGCCACTACCCTGCGTAACATCGTAGGCGAATTGGAGTTGGACGAAACCCTTACCTCGCGCGACACCGTCAACAGCAAGATGCGTATCATTCTGGACGAAGCCACCGACCCCTGGGGCATCAAGATCAACCGCGTGGAACTCAAGAACATTTTGCCGCCCAAGGACATTCAGGAAGCCATGGAGAAGCAAATGCGCGCCGAGCGTGAACGCCGTGAGCAAATCCTCAAAGCCGAAGGTGAAAAGAAATCTTCCATCTTGATCGCCGAAGGTGAAAAGGAAAGCAAGATTTTGAGAGCGCAAGCCGATCGCGAAGCGCAACTATTGGCGGCGGACGCCCAAAAACAAGCGCGTATCATGGCCGCCGAGGCCGAGAAAGCCGCGCTCATCGCCGAAGGCGAAGGTAAAGCGCAAGCCATTACGTTGATTAATCAAGCCGCTCCCACCAACAGCTATCTCACCCTCGAAGGGTACGAGGCCTTGAAAGTGGTGGCGGACGGCAAGTCCACCAAGATCGTGGTGCCTACCGAAATCGCCAACGTCACCGGTCTTATCAAAGCCCTTGCCGAGACCACTACGGACAAGGTGGACAAGACGGACAAGAAATAA